The Acropora muricata isolate sample 2 chromosome 5, ASM3666990v1, whole genome shotgun sequence genome includes a window with the following:
- the LOC136916525 gene encoding uncharacterized protein: MPDQGLSAKELRRIWNDEFLPSIRREIKNEILELKSSIKALTERCNELEKSQDFVSKKYDTAIAALQSVKSEISNLDKKHTTIVNSFEEKLGELAGTTDRQDQSLYRVESALDETQQYLRRDCLEINGVPISSYENPNQLVKEVGLLAGVEIDDRHIAAAHKLPDSKNVKNRLIVKFIQRDKREELYKHRKNLVGKNISHLPSVEDGNGKIFINESLTSYRKRLFGRIREYKRDNNSKYLWTSNGKIMLKVNDTSPTQAFVTHEQFEDYLDQISNH, encoded by the coding sequence ATGCCGGATCAAGGTTTAAGTGCAAAAGAATTACGAAGAATTTGGAATGATGAATTTCTACCAAGTATAAGACGTGAAATTAAAAACGAGATACTTGAACTCAAATCGAGCATCAAAGCACTAACTGAGAGATGTAACGAGTTGGAGAAGTCTCAAGATTTTGTCTCTAAGAAATATGACACTGCCATAGCTGCTCTCCAAAGTGTTAAAAGCGAAATATCTAACCTCGATAAAAAACATACAACGATTGTAAATTCGTTTGAGGAGAAACTCGGAGAGCTGGCGGGGACAACCGACAGACAAGATCAGTCATTGTATCGGGTCGAGAGCGCTCTTGATGAGACCCAACAGTATCTGAGGAGAGATTGTTTAGAAATCAACGGCGTACCGATCTCATCGTATGAAAACCCCAATCAACTTGTGAAAGAAGTTGGCTTGCTCGCTGGTGTTGAAATTGATGATCGCCATATTGCCGCCGCGCATAAACTCCCAGactcaaagaatgtaaaaaATCGTCTCATTGTGAAATTTATTCAGAGAGATAAGAGGGAAGAACTGTACAAGCATCGGAAGAACCTGGTAGGAAAAAACATCAGCCACCTGCCCTCAGTTGAAGATGGGAATGGCAAGATCTTTATTAATGAATCCTTGACTAGTTATCGCAAGAGGCTCTTTGGTCGCATAAGGGAGTACAAGAGAGATAACAATTCGAAATACCTGTGGACAAGCAATGGTAAAATTATGTTGAAAGTGAATGATACGTCCCCCACACAAGCCTTTGTGACACACGAACAATTTGAGGATTATCTCGACCAGATAAGCAATCATTGA